The Peptoanaerobacter stomatis genome includes the window TCTCATTATTGAAGTGTCTTCTCCAAGAGGATTTATTATCTTTAATAAATTTTGTTTAGGAAAATTTATCATATCAAGGTCTTTTTCACCTATAAATGAATATGTTATTACTTCTGTAAGTCCGTTAGACATTAATGCTGTCTTGGCACTGTCTTCAAATCTTTTTTGAGGTGTTTTTTCTCCAAATGTTATTGTTGATGTTATATTTTTTGAGATTATATTGTTGTAGCCGTATATTCTTGCAACTTCTTCGAGTATATCATCACTCATATAGATGTCGTTCCTGTTAAACGGCACTTTCAAAATCAGCTCATCACCATTTCTTGATACTTCAAAAAACAGTTTTTCCAATATTTTTATTACTTGCTCTATTTCTATATCGTTTCCTAATTTTGCTATTATTTTTTTTGCATTTACTGTTATTTCTCTTTTTTCTATTTTTTCTTTTAATGTATCTTTTTGACCTTTTACTACTTTTCCCCAACCGTATTTATCTATAAAATAGCAAGCTCTTTCTATTGCAAGCTCAGGTCTTTGTATATCTATACCTTTTTCAAATCTACTTGATGAGTCTGTTCTAAGTCCTAATTTTTTTGATGTAAGTCTTACGCTGTCCTGTTCAAAATTTGCAGATTCAAATACTACTTCAGTTGTATTATCTGTTATCTCTGAGTTTTGTCCTCCCATCACTCCTGCTATTGCTATCGATTTTATTCCGTCTGTTATCATAAGCATAGAGCTGTCAAGCTGTCTTTCAACATCGTCCAAGGTAACAAACTTTTCACCGTCTTTTGCTCTTTTTACAACAATTCTATCTGTTTCGAGCATTTTTGCATCAAATGCATGCATTGGCTGACCATATTCAAGCATTACATAATTTGTTATGTCTACTATGTTGTTTATAGGTCTTACTCCTGCCTCTATCAATCTTCTTTGCATAAAATAAGGTGACGGCTCTATTTTTACATCTTTTATTTTTCTGAGCATATATCTTGGACAAAGCGCTTCATCTTCACAGCTTACTTCAAAATCAAATTCTTCATCTATTTCATTAAACTTATTTTCAGGAAGATTTATAGGTTTGTTTATAGTTGATGAAGTCTCAAGTGCTATGCCTATCATAGACATACAATCAGGTCTATTTGCTGTAAGCTCAAATTCTATTATGGCGTCTTTCAAATCTAAAGCCTCTCTTATATCTTGACCTATTTTCAAATCACTGTCCAAAATCCATATTCCGTTTTTAGATTTTTCGTCCATATATTTTTCTTCTACGTCCAATTCTTTGCAGGAGCATAACATTCCGTTTGATTCTACTCCTCTTAATTTGCCTTTTGTTATCTTTATTCCGCCAGGAAGTGTTGACTTATGTAATGCTACGGGCACTACATCTCCTACTGATACATTTTGTGCTCCTGTAACTATCTGCACCAATTCATCTTTTCCGACATCTATCTGTGTTACCTGTAATTTATCAGCATCAGGATGTTTCTCTATACTCATTATCTTGCCCACAACAACATTTGATATTTCTTCACCGAGATATTCTATCGTCTCTGCTTTTGTTCCTGTCATTGTAAGTGCATCAGCCAACTCTTTGGCACTTATATCTATATCTACATAATCTCTAATCCATTTTACCGGTACTCTCAAATTCAACCCTCCAAAAATATTACAGTCTTTTAATTTTATATCTTAATTATATGATTAAATAATTAAGATAAAACAACGAATCATTATAAATATTTGAATACTATACGTTATAAAACAACAGTCATTTTTACACAAATTTAAAAATTTATGAGAAAAATAAAAAATATCTATATTCTAAATCATAATTATAAAATTAGCAGACCATATTATTCTTAATTAAAATTTTTAAATAATATCTTTCTAAAATTGTTTCAAAAATCTCATATCATTTTCATACATATATCTTATATCTTCTATTTCATATTTCATCATAGTTATTCTATCTATTCCCATACCGAATGCAAAACCGCTGTATATTTCAGGGTCTATGTTGCAATTTCTAAGTACATTCGGATGCACCATACCTGCTCCAAGTATCTCTATAAATCCTTCACCTTTGCAAGTAGGACAACCATGACCTTTACATTTAAAGCAAAGTACATCCACTTCCGCACTCGGTTCTGTGAAAGGAAAGTTATGCGGTCTAAATTTTACTGTTATATCATCACCGAAAAATCTTCTTACAAACTCTTCCAATGTATATTTTAAATTTGCAAATGTAATTCCTTTATCTATAACCAAACCTTCAAGCTGATGAAACATAGGAGAATGCGTCGCATCAGGAGTATCACATCTGAAACATCTTCCAGGAGAAATCATTCTTATAGGCGGTTTTTGAGTTTTCATAGTTCTTATTTGCACTGTAGATGTCTGTGTTCTAAGCAATAAATCATTGTTCAGATAAAATGTATCTGTCATATCTCTTGACGGATGGTATTTAGGCGCATTAAGTGCATCAAAATTATTTTCTATTGTATCCACTTCAGGTCCTTCCACTACTGAAAATCCCATTGACATAAATGTGTCTTCCATTTGAGAAGTTACTGTAGACAGTGGATGAAGAGAACCTGTAAATCTTGGTTTAACCGGCATTGTTACATCTATGAACTCTGATTTTAATTTTTCTTCAAGTTCTATTTGCTTTAAAGCTTTTGCAAATTCTTCCAATCTCTTTTCAATTTCTTCTCTTACTTCGTTTGCAAGTTTTCCCATAAGAGGTCTTTCTTCGCTTGACAACTTACCCATTTGTTTAAGGATTGCCGTTAATTCACCTTTTTTTCCAAGATATTTAAGCCTTATATTTTCAAGGGATAATTTATCTCTTGATTTTTGCATTTCTTTGATGAATTCTTCCTTTATTTTTTGCAACTGCTCTTTCAAATTATTCCACTTCCTTATATTTTAAATTAATAAATTTTATTTTCTGGTCATCTCATATATCAACATTGCTGTTGCAACTGATACATTGAGAGACTGCGCATTACCTTGCATTGATATTTTTATCTTTTTGTCAGAAACTGACAACAGCTCATCGCTTATTCCGTTTGCCTCGTTACCTATTATAAGTGCTATTTTATCATCTGTAAAGGCATTTACACAATTAACGGCATTTTTCAGAGAGCTTGAGTACAGTTTATATCCTAAATCCTTAATCATTTGAACATCATCAAGCATAAACATATTCATAAAATATATGCTGCCCATCGTAGCCCTCACAACCTTTGGTGAAAAAAAATCCGCTGTACCCTTAATATAATATATGTCATTTATACCTTTCGCTTCTGCAGTTCTCAATATTGTTCCTATATTTCCCGGATCTTGTAATCTGTCCAATATAAGTATGTATTTACTGTTTAAAGGCTTGAAAAACTCCTTTTTTTCATATATTGCCATTATGCCTTGAGAGTTTACTGTATCCGATATAATATCGAATACAGCAGTTTTTACAAAAAATATATTTTCATCTCCAACTTTATCTCTTAAAGCTTCAAGCAATTTATCATTTACAAAATCTTCTCTAATCATTACAAATTTTATCATATAATCAGATTTCAAAGAAAGCTCGATATTTTTTACTCCTTCATCAAAAAAAAGATTATATTTTTCTCTATATTTTTTATTTTGTAAAGATTTTACAAGTTTTATATACTTGTTGTCATTTGATTGTATCATTTTCATATTTAAAAATAGCTTTCTTAAATTTAATAAATTTTTAATTAGAAACTTTCATCTATATAAGCACCTGCTTCAAGAGCTGCTATT containing:
- the pheT gene encoding phenylalanine--tRNA ligase subunit beta, which produces MRVPVKWIRDYVDIDISAKELADALTMTGTKAETIEYLGEEISNVVVGKIMSIEKHPDADKLQVTQIDVGKDELVQIVTGAQNVSVGDVVPVALHKSTLPGGIKITKGKLRGVESNGMLCSCKELDVEEKYMDEKSKNGIWILDSDLKIGQDIREALDLKDAIIEFELTANRPDCMSMIGIALETSSTINKPINLPENKFNEIDEEFDFEVSCEDEALCPRYMLRKIKDVKIEPSPYFMQRRLIEAGVRPINNIVDITNYVMLEYGQPMHAFDAKMLETDRIVVKRAKDGEKFVTLDDVERQLDSSMLMITDGIKSIAIAGVMGGQNSEITDNTTEVVFESANFEQDSVRLTSKKLGLRTDSSSRFEKGIDIQRPELAIERACYFIDKYGWGKVVKGQKDTLKEKIEKREITVNAKKIIAKLGNDIEIEQVIKILEKLFFEVSRNGDELILKVPFNRNDIYMSDDILEEVARIYGYNNIISKNITSTITFGEKTPQKRFEDSAKTALMSNGLTEVITYSFIGEKDLDMINFPKQNLLKIINPLGEDTSIMRTTLVPSMMNVVKRNYSRKNEFFAGFEIGHIFIKEEDKIEPTQKKQLVGAVYGDKTDFFDLKSMLEGAFENLGIFERRYEIENTNELFHTQRCAKIFVKDNVIGYIGELHPIILDNYDIKKRVYMFVIDFDILFESKFDVKLAKNVSKFPAIKRDIAFVIDEKVLCNDIQDLIEQNSNDIVESIELFDIYSGSQVEKGKKSMAYSIIYRGKDRTLTDEEVNPVQENIINKLKEKFDAYLRM
- the pheS gene encoding phenylalanine--tRNA ligase subunit alpha; translation: MKEQLQKIKEEFIKEMQKSRDKLSLENIRLKYLGKKGELTAILKQMGKLSSEERPLMGKLANEVREEIEKRLEEFAKALKQIELEEKLKSEFIDVTMPVKPRFTGSLHPLSTVTSQMEDTFMSMGFSVVEGPEVDTIENNFDALNAPKYHPSRDMTDTFYLNNDLLLRTQTSTVQIRTMKTQKPPIRMISPGRCFRCDTPDATHSPMFHQLEGLVIDKGITFANLKYTLEEFVRRFFGDDITVKFRPHNFPFTEPSAEVDVLCFKCKGHGCPTCKGEGFIEILGAGMVHPNVLRNCNIDPEIYSGFAFGMGIDRITMMKYEIEDIRYMYENDMRFLKQF
- a CDS encoding TrmH family RNA methyltransferase yields the protein MKMIQSNDNKYIKLVKSLQNKKYREKYNLFFDEGVKNIELSLKSDYMIKFVMIREDFVNDKLLEALRDKVGDENIFFVKTAVFDIISDTVNSQGIMAIYEKKEFFKPLNSKYILILDRLQDPGNIGTILRTAEAKGINDIYYIKGTADFFSPKVVRATMGSIYFMNMFMLDDVQMIKDLGYKLYSSSLKNAVNCVNAFTDDKIALIIGNEANGISDELLSVSDKKIKISMQGNAQSLNVSVATAMLIYEMTRK